The proteins below come from a single Parageobacillus thermoglucosidasius genomic window:
- a CDS encoding DUF4391 domain-containing protein, whose protein sequence is MDGFTFYARIGLDDKVRPLHKKLDKKMFYDFADLTKKEKDYITKYVDRIELTYLLTPSVINIQPFINEDYHYEGVMFITIRLRQETKDAHLPVIGEIIQGALPNPVVIVFEKEGNVQVGTCLKRLNKIDKTQVVLEEFAYTPWFLSDSNDETVRQFMDAVHITALSFSHFFRFYQDIHIAVQAFQHAKAVGAFYIAADEESRQLIAQIEQAEAEIVKWRNKMKKETQFNRKVEYHMKIQQLTRQIEQWKQQLR, encoded by the coding sequence GTGGATGGATTCACATTTTATGCTAGAATAGGGCTGGACGATAAAGTCCGCCCTTTACATAAGAAGTTGGATAAAAAAATGTTTTACGATTTCGCTGATTTAACGAAAAAGGAAAAAGACTATATTACGAAATACGTCGATCGGATTGAGCTAACGTATTTATTGACTCCGAGTGTGATTAATATCCAGCCATTTATTAATGAGGATTATCATTATGAAGGCGTTATGTTTATCACGATTCGATTAAGGCAGGAAACAAAAGACGCCCACCTTCCTGTCATAGGTGAAATTATCCAAGGAGCGTTGCCAAACCCTGTCGTCATTGTATTTGAAAAAGAAGGAAACGTTCAGGTTGGTACGTGTTTAAAGCGATTAAACAAAATCGATAAAACACAAGTCGTTTTGGAGGAATTTGCGTATACTCCGTGGTTCTTATCCGACAGTAACGATGAAACAGTTCGGCAATTTATGGATGCGGTTCATATAACAGCGCTATCATTTTCTCACTTCTTCCGTTTTTATCAAGACATTCATATCGCGGTGCAGGCATTTCAACACGCGAAAGCAGTCGGTGCGTTTTACATCGCTGCCGACGAAGAATCACGTCAGCTGATTGCACAAATTGAACAGGCAGAAGCGGAAATTGTGAAATGGAGAAACAAAATGAAAAAAGAAACGCAGTTTAACCGAAAAGTAGAGTATCATATGAAAATCCAACAGCTAACGAGGCAAATCGAGCAGTGGAAACAACAATTGCGATGA
- a CDS encoding helicase-related protein — MGSKGMIDNKQSGLVGDVLKEYITKGSKLSIAAAHLTLYAFVELKKELSQLDEFRFIFTEPAFVRGNRSLKGLMEKNEAALYGVEEERKYKVELNQAYIAKELAKWLKRKAQIKSVTNQRIQGGLYHVKNNDGTQIGLIGGAPFSSPGLGYSNSSNIYINHIVDDEHSNTQLLRQFDAIWQDEQALQDVKDEILRRLEVMYKENSPEFIYFVTLYNLFKGFLQDAKNYESLQTRTGFENTVIWNKLYDFQRDGVIGAINKIETYGGCIIADSVGLGKTFEALAVIKYYELRNHRVLVLAPKKLRENWAIYRLNDKRNILAEDRFSYDLLNHTDLSRERGYSGDINLEHVNWGNYDLVVIDESHNFRNNDPRNDRVTRYSRLMNDIIKAGVKTKVLMLSATPVNNKLDDLKNQIAFITEGNDKALAETANIKSISQTIRRAQSQFNKWSNLPEEERTTERLLDMLNWDYFTLLDSLTIARSRRHIEKYYNVNAIGSFPTRLKPINIKETIDAKDEFPPLEKINNEILRLRLAVYSPMQYILPHKRAIYNEKYDTKVANGRIFKQTDRENNLVYLMKSNLLKRLESSIHSFSLTLENIIHQIDSRIQKIDQYDPKNETIGDINDIDMEDPDLEDALIGSKVKIFIKDMDLIRWKQDLLYDREILAKLLAQARKITPERDKKLLALKKVIQNKIENPINGQNKKLLIFTAFADTAKYLYENLHEWIYRQFGLHSAVVTGSDHPKTTLKMKKVDFNNVLMNFSPISKERAKVMPEMKEEIDILIATDCISEGQNLQDCDYLVNYDIHWNPVRIIQRFGRIDRIGSKNERIQLVNFWLSLELDEYINLVNRVKDRMTILDISSTGEENVIADNSNEMKDLEYRRKQLEKLQNEVIDLEDISGNISLTDFTLDDFRMDLLNFMKEHKEAVEKAPLGLFSITVNKNEKLKDEIKPGIIFCLKQTDRVTSSNEQNALHPYYLVYVREDGTVLYNHVHVKKILDLYRSLCNGKKEVEWDLYEAFYQETKNGKDMGQYKALLEKAVEDIVGKIDQQITLNIFSLGNLDSLVTNANASLQDFEIISYLIIYLIIKG, encoded by the coding sequence ATGGGATCTAAAGGAATGATTGACAATAAGCAGAGTGGTTTAGTGGGGGATGTTTTAAAAGAATATATAACTAAAGGCAGTAAATTGTCGATTGCCGCGGCACATTTGACATTGTACGCGTTTGTGGAATTGAAAAAAGAGTTGTCACAACTGGATGAATTTCGTTTCATTTTCACAGAGCCTGCTTTTGTGCGCGGAAACCGATCGTTAAAAGGGTTAATGGAGAAAAATGAAGCGGCGTTGTATGGAGTGGAAGAAGAACGAAAATATAAAGTGGAGCTAAACCAAGCATACATAGCAAAAGAGTTAGCGAAATGGCTGAAACGAAAAGCACAAATTAAATCAGTCACCAATCAGCGGATTCAAGGCGGTTTGTATCATGTCAAAAACAACGATGGAACGCAAATCGGCTTAATCGGCGGGGCGCCATTTTCCAGCCCTGGGCTAGGGTACAGCAACTCTTCTAATATTTACATTAACCATATTGTCGACGATGAGCATTCAAATACCCAACTGCTTCGTCAGTTTGACGCCATTTGGCAAGATGAACAAGCGCTACAAGATGTGAAAGACGAAATATTGCGGCGTTTAGAAGTAATGTATAAAGAAAATTCACCGGAGTTCATTTACTTCGTGACGCTCTACAATCTATTTAAAGGCTTCTTGCAAGACGCGAAAAACTACGAATCGTTACAGACAAGAACAGGATTTGAAAATACGGTCATCTGGAATAAACTTTACGATTTTCAGCGCGATGGAGTAATTGGCGCCATCAATAAAATTGAAACGTATGGGGGATGCATTATCGCCGACAGCGTCGGACTTGGAAAAACGTTTGAGGCGTTAGCGGTGATTAAATATTACGAACTGCGCAACCATCGTGTTCTCGTGTTGGCGCCAAAAAAATTAAGGGAAAACTGGGCTATTTACCGTTTAAACGATAAACGCAACATTTTGGCGGAAGACCGCTTTTCCTATGACTTGCTCAACCACACCGATTTATCACGTGAGCGCGGATATAGCGGCGATATTAATTTGGAGCATGTGAACTGGGGAAATTATGACCTAGTCGTCATCGATGAATCACACAACTTTCGCAATAATGATCCGCGCAACGATCGGGTGACGAGATATTCCCGCTTGATGAACGATATTATTAAAGCGGGAGTAAAAACGAAAGTGTTAATGCTTTCTGCCACCCCTGTCAATAACAAGCTCGATGACTTAAAGAACCAGATTGCTTTCATTACGGAAGGAAATGACAAGGCGCTAGCGGAAACGGCGAACATCAAAAGCATCAGCCAAACGATCCGCCGCGCGCAGTCGCAGTTCAACAAATGGAGCAATCTTCCTGAAGAAGAGCGAACCACTGAGCGGTTGTTAGATATGCTAAACTGGGATTATTTTACCTTGCTTGACTCATTAACAATTGCCCGTTCGCGCCGTCATATTGAAAAATATTACAATGTGAACGCGATCGGCTCGTTTCCGACCCGTCTGAAGCCAATCAATATTAAAGAAACAATTGACGCTAAAGACGAATTTCCGCCGCTGGAGAAGATTAATAATGAAATATTGCGGTTGCGACTGGCGGTATATTCGCCGATGCAATATATTTTGCCTCATAAAAGGGCTATTTATAACGAAAAGTACGATACGAAAGTAGCAAACGGAAGAATTTTTAAACAAACCGACCGGGAAAATAACCTTGTCTATTTAATGAAATCCAACTTGTTGAAACGATTAGAAAGCAGCATTCATTCCTTTTCTTTAACATTGGAAAACATCATTCATCAGATCGATTCGCGCATTCAAAAAATAGATCAATATGATCCGAAAAACGAAACGATCGGAGATATTAATGATATAGATATGGAAGATCCTGACTTAGAAGACGCGTTAATCGGCTCGAAAGTGAAAATTTTCATTAAAGATATGGACCTAATCCGCTGGAAGCAAGATTTATTATATGACCGCGAGATTTTAGCGAAGTTGCTTGCCCAAGCGAGAAAAATAACACCGGAGCGCGATAAAAAATTATTGGCATTGAAAAAAGTCATTCAAAACAAAATCGAGAATCCGATTAACGGCCAAAACAAGAAATTGCTCATTTTTACTGCGTTTGCGGATACGGCGAAATACTTGTATGAAAACTTGCATGAATGGATTTATCGTCAATTTGGCTTGCACTCTGCCGTAGTAACTGGATCGGATCATCCAAAGACTACATTAAAGATGAAAAAAGTCGACTTCAATAATGTCTTAATGAACTTTTCACCTATTTCGAAAGAGCGGGCAAAAGTAATGCCCGAGATGAAAGAGGAAATTGACATACTAATTGCTACTGACTGTATTTCCGAAGGGCAAAACTTGCAAGACTGTGATTATCTCGTTAACTATGACATTCATTGGAATCCGGTTCGCATTATTCAACGTTTTGGTCGTATCGACCGGATTGGCAGCAAAAATGAACGGATTCAACTAGTCAACTTTTGGCTGTCGCTGGAACTCGATGAATATATTAATCTCGTCAACAGGGTAAAAGACCGAATGACGATTCTCGATATTTCTTCCACCGGAGAAGAAAATGTTATTGCCGACAACAGCAATGAAATGAAAGATTTGGAATACCGCCGCAAACAACTCGAAAAACTGCAAAACGAAGTCATTGATTTAGAGGACATTTCCGGAAATATTTCTTTAACCGATTTTACGTTAGACGACTTCCGCATGGATTTATTAAATTTTATGAAGGAACATAAAGAAGCGGTGGAAAAAGCGCCGCTAGGGCTTTTTAGCATTACCGTGAACAAAAATGAAAAACTAAAAGACGAAATTAAGCCTGGGATTATTTTCTGTCTAAAACAAACCGATCGCGTCACATCATCGAACGAGCAAAACGCGCTTCATCCATATTACTTGGTGTACGTGCGGGAAGACGGAACGGTGTTGTATAATCATGTCCACGTAAAGAAAATTTTGGATTTATACCGCTCGCTATGCAACGGAAAAAAAGAAGTGGAGTGGGATTTATACGAAGCGTTTTACCAAGAGACGAAAAACGGAAAAGACATGGGGCAATATAAGGCGCTGCTGGAGAAAGCGGTAGAAGATATCGTTGGCAAAATCGATCAGCAAATAACGCTGAACATATTTAGCCTTGGAAACTTGGACAGCTTAGTGACGAACGCGAATGCGAGTTTGCAAGACTTTGAAATTATCTCTTATCTTATCATTTATCTTATCATTAAAGGGTGA